ATTATGAAGGCCATGGAAAGTCCTCTGGACTTCAGGGCTATATTACAAGTTTCAATGACATTGTAGTTGATTGCTCGAAGTACTTTGCAAGTGTTTGTGGTATGCATAACTAATGTAATCACCTATTCTAAGCTCCATTAATACTTCCCATATGGTTAATTATGAAAGCTTTTGGTTATGACGCCACATGCTAACTGTATTTTATAAGAAGACACCTATACATTTTCTCTTATGACCACTTCAAATTCTTTTATGAAAAACATATCTCATATAGATATAATGGACATTAAATTTCTAGCACTCAACTACCGCACATAATATTTGTATATCTGCATTAACATTTTTCAAACATTAATACTATGATTCCCCCTTGTATAGAGAAAGTAGAGTACAAGAACCAAAAGAGATTCTTGCTTGGAGAATCCATGGGGGGAGCTGTTGTGCTTATGCTTCATAGGAAGGAACCTACTTATTGGGATGGGGCCATTTTAGTTGCTCCAATGTGCAAGGTTACTTTCCAACAATTTTGATTTGTTGCCAACAGCTGTTTTGTCATAGTGTCATTTATACATATTTAAGACTAAATATCTGATCATGATGAAATTTAATTGCCTATTGGTTACCATTCACACAGATTGTAGAAGATATGAAGCCTCACCCCATTGTGATTTCTATTCTAAGCAAGCTCAGCAATGTGATCCCTACATGGAGAATCATCCCCAATGAAGATATCATTGATAGGGCGATTAAAAGCGAGGAATGGCGTGAAGAGGTGTGAGGAAAAGATAGGAATGCTCAAACCTAAAAGATgatttaatttttgaaatacTTTTTTTGTGGAACTGCTAGTTATTACCATTATTTATTATCAGGTAAGAAATAATCATTATTGCTACAAGGGAAAGCCTAGGCTAAAGACCGGTTATGAACTTTTCATGGCAAGCTTGGATATTGAAAACAATCTTGACAAGGTATGAGCAAGGCTTGGAATGGAACTTTTTATCAAAATATCACTGAGATTAATTGTGTTCTGGATACCATAAATGTCATACAAAACACCTTTTCTTTTTACCAAATCAGGTAGTTAACTCATATGTGGGCTACTTAAAGGTACTTCATTTAGCTCAATAATCATAATCTGTGCATACTAATTTTACGTGGAAATGTAATGCAATGCAAAGTATGCAATATTAACAGAAGTTTTTTCGAAGTATAAAAATCATATATGTTCGCACAACTGATCTGTCACCATGTTAATAAATTAGCATCCATCAGCTAATAAAACTACTTTTTATTATATGGTGCATTAATATTCTATTATTCTTGTAATTGTTCAAAAATAGGTTACTCTACCGTTCATCATAGTCCACGGTGGTGGTGATGCTGTGACCGACCCATCTGTAAGTGAGGCGCTATATACATTAGCGGAGAGCAAGGATAAGACACTAAAGTTGTACCCAGGGATGTGCCATGCTTTGACTTCTGGTGAACCTAAGGAGAACATTGATATTGTGTTTTCAGACATCATCAAATGGCTGAATGAGAGGGTATCAACTTCGTAACTTAAGATGCTTACAGTTAACATTAGATCAGATAGTGACTTTAGTGAAAACAAACAAACGCTATACCGTCTTGTATGTAATGTCTTATATACAGCAGCTGTAACGAAAATGTTGGATATCAAATTGTTGATGTGAGTGCTAGTTTGTAGTTACATATACATAGTTGCGTGCAAAACATGTAGGAAGATGACACCCATCTGTGGATGTACGAATGGGGTAGCGCTGGCATATGTAAGATGCTCCTCGTCTCACAAGTCACCGTCATGGACGTTATTAATTCTTAGCTTATATAAAATATGCGTGTTTCTTTAAAAAAAGCTAGTATCAGCAAGCTAACTAAGGAAAACAACATCCAACATTGCCTTGAAGTAAGAAGAATGGGCTCTAGTTGGTTGAGAGGTCCCCTTCATCGGCTGATGGAGACCCATTGCGTCAAGGTGTCTCTTtgaattttgaaagaaaaagatcTGGTTTATTTTGGTTCCATATCCCTGGGTCTCCTTCTCAATTATGGTTTCCTGCTTTTCCGGCCGGCCCTGCTAGCTAGCAGTTGAAGATGATCGATCGAGTTGAATAATCTTGTCCGTCGTTGATCGGAACATTCAACTCCGGTGGTCTTCTTCTCTTCATCAATTCCCCGGCCGCCGCAGCGTTTCTCCATCTCCCTCCCTGTGTCTCCGCGCGCGATGAGcagcagcaacggcggcggagatgatggcggcgaggacgacgtcCTGGACCACGAGTACCAAGAGGTATGATGCGTGCATGTGATGGAGTTGGTTATTATGTCCATGGATCACGGATCTATCCATACATCTATATGCTAGGAGTACGTGAGGAACTCGCGGGGGATGAGCCTCTTCGCCTGCAGATGGCTGCCTGGGAAGAAGAGGAATAAGGATGCTCGTCCTCCCAAGGCGCTCGTCTTCCTCTGCCACGGCTACGCCGTTGAGTGCGGCGTGACCATGCGCGGCACCGGCGAGCGCCTGGCCCGTGCCGGGTACGCCGTGTACGGCCTAGACTACGAGGGCCACGGCCGCTCCGACGGCCTGCAGGGCTACGTCCCAGACTTCGAGGCCCTCGTCCAGGACTGCGACGACCACTTCGCCTCCGTCGTCCGCTCCCACGGCGCCACCGTCAGGCACCGCTTCCTGCTCGGCGAGTCCATGGGCGGCGCCgtcgctctcctcctccaccgcgcaCGCCCCGACTTCTGGACGGGCGCCGTGCTCGTGGCGCCCATGTGCAAGATCGCCGACGACATGCGGCCTCACCCCGTGGTCGTCAGCATCCTGAGGGCCATGACCTCCATCATACCGACCTGGAAGGTCGTGCCCACCAACGACGTCATCGACGCCGCCTACAGGACGCAGGAGAAGAGGGACGAGATCCGGGGCAACCCCTACTGCTACAAGGACAAGCCGCGCCTCAAGACCGCGTCCGAGCTGCTCAAGGTCAGCCTGGACGTGGAGGCAAACATCCTGCACCAGGTGTCGTTGCCGTTCCTGATCGTGCACGGCGGCGCGGACAAGGTGACGGACCCTTCGGTGAGCGAGTTGCTGTATCGGTCGGCGGCGAGCCATGACAAGACGCTCAAGCTCTACCCAGGCATGTGGCATGCCCTCACCTCCGGCGAGTCGCCCAACAATATCTCGACAGTTTTCCAAGACATCATTGCTTGGCTGGACCACAGATCATCCCATACAACGACGTCGATGGAGGAGTTGCCGGAGGTGGAGCAGAAGGCCAGGCATGACGACCAACATCACCAGCAGCATGGCAACAAATAGCTAGCTGCTTTATATATACGTGTAGGATCCAATATAATTGAAGAGTTCAAATTAAATGAGATATTTTGTGGATATATACATGTATATCACTGTCAGTGATACCAGCTTAGCATCAGAAGACTCTAAAGACGACATTCGATGAAATCCATCAAATGTTCTATACATTAATGTTTGACACTCCAACCTGATCTTGTGTATGGATTAGTTCAGTTAGCTACCTCCTTTCTACAATCAAATGAAAGCTTGCTCCAATATGATGGAACATGGCGAATAATTTGCccggaaagaaggaaaaaagaataaatgtgtaATATAACCCAAGCATGAAGTTAGAACAGCAGAACGTGGATTTTTCACATGTGCATCAGACCACATGAGCTATCTGAGCTATTCATTTTTGAATCAATGGTAAGACGGATCATGGGTACATGAGAAGTATACGGGTAGGTGGTGAATCAACTATTGGATGGAGAGAAATCAACGGTTGAGATAAGTCATGCGGTCACATGCATGTACATATGGTTCTACATTTTCCAAATAGAGGAGGCTCAACCAAGTTTATAGGAGCAGCGCGGTACATTAGTTGGAGTGTTGGCCCAACTCGAGTTGGAGATTGACTACTAGATGATCCAAGGCCTGGCCCCTTGGCATGTCGAGGTTATTATCCCCGGTGGAAaaatcacctttagtcccggttggtagaccTCAAATCTCTCTAAAAGCCATCCGGGATAAATTTTTCGAGAAAAAACCAACTGagattaattttttttgaaaaaaataaaaaagccgCTTGCTCCCACGCCTACCCGCCtccgccagctcctcctccgcccgcgtCGCTCCACCTCCTTCGCGCCCACCTCGCCACTCTGACTCCTCCGCACGCTccaccgctccgcctccgcacccgcctccgcgcccgcccgcgccagctgaagcgtccccacataagtagagactaaatgtgatccaattatcagtcccaggaggctgataacacatttattcaacagatagttcagaaaccgtacagctcccgaaggagcgggcgggcgagccacacccaaagtaaaactaaagcgataacaatacaaatccaagttgtagtccagtcggactctgggctgcaatcggaactatgcgtcaacggaagcatcttgcaaaaggggccaacaccgcaggcaatgttgggtgcagacgcaacctcctactcgaaaacCTCGGcaacgaagtccggatcctcctctgaagcaacaaaacaggggtgagtacaaaagtactcaacaagtccaaccccatccacgaagGGGGATATAGCAAGATTATGCACAGGATACAACAAGGATAtggttaaggtttatttgcaataaagctagattttggaCACATGTAGGGGTTTATTTCAAAGGATTTTCCCATGATGATACTCTTACCATTTGTGCACTGGCAATGATCCCTCGATACCTTAAAGGTACTGAAATTTCATTTCCAAGAATTTTTTAGTAATGTTTGTCACatgagttcttttttttaattgatAATGGAGAAATTCAAATGAATTAGCTCCTGAACGACTAGAACCATATTTACAcctagtcgcagcaatttccttAATATTGATATATCTTCGGTAGGCATGTGAGTGTGCAAAATCATTTCAATCCTATTAGCAGCGCATTGACTCAGAGCTAGGACTGGAATATTTTGTCTGCAAAAGATGCTTCCTCTAAGCCATAGGGAAGTATTTAGGTGCATCCCCTGCTCCGATTACCCCTTCATAATGAACATATATACATAAGAAACTTGCAGCTGTTGGAGATCAAGTCATCAGCTACTGAGGATAGAAGATTAAGCAATTAAAGAGGCAAGAAGATTTTGCTAATCACCTTCTGTTGCCTGGTTTGGTCACTCAATGGAACAAGCGGGTCTTCATTTTTCTGATTGATGAAACTGAAGATGCAATCAAGTAGAAGAACATCACACTGGATCATGTTGTATGTTCTACAGTAGTCAGTAGAATATATGGTTCCTATTTAGTTGATTGTAGTGACGAAATATGTATATGCAAATAGCTTTTGAAAATCAAACATGTTCCTCTTGTCATGTCTTCCTCCTGTACCTTGTATTTTCGTAGTCACGGAAACATATATGCATCTAAAGTAAATAATGATCAGACTAAAGTAACGTAATATTTGTTCTTATTTTCATACTATTATTGTCCGTTGGATGCTCCCACATATtacaatattaatattttgtagCCACATATTGcaatattaatattttgtaaTCCGTAGCAACGCACAGGCACACTCCTAGTTGAACTAACAAACACATAACGAAACACATCATATGGTCCATTTAGCAATTAAATCTTACAATTATTACTTACACAGTAGGCGACTTGAGAATGGAAATCAAGGAGCAAGACACGCATTGACTTATGAAAATGAAATCATATTTTTAAAATTCtcaatttatatttatatatattaatCGTATTTGATATGAATTCTTTGGATTAGTTTAGACtattagatcttcataaaatccaacgatccatattcttctcttttttgatTAACGTGAGAATTTCTAGACCCTCTTTTTTGATTAACGTGAGAATTTCTAGATCCTCTCGACGACAAATGCGGTGGCTTTATTTAATTTAACTCGGCGACAAATGCGGTGGCTTTATTTAATTTAATATtgttgtattaagataatagataggTTGCTGGTAGTAAAGTGCAAATTGGCAGGATGCATGTTCATCAACTGGAGTCCACCAAATAAaaggcaaaagaaagaaaagaaagaaaaggaagatgaaAATGTGGTGCGTGCGTGCAGAGTGCGTGCGTGATCGATCGAGCTCAGCTGGGTGTCTTTAACCAACTTTGTTCTAGGTATGCCGGCCATGAGGAGGAAGAATTTAGGTAGAGGCGTCATCATGTGTCTGTTCCATGCACCCCAAAGGCCAAAGCCCAAAGCACATGCATGTTGATTCGCTGCTGCCTAGGGACGCCCCTGTCCGTGACGACCCGTACGCGCACGCGTACGGTGCATCCATCCCACTGGATACTTCTAGAGGAACATTCAAATCCTTTTATCTTGGTTAATATTAGGCTCGTGACTAAAGTAAATTTAGTTCCGGGTAAAAAATGAGGTACCGAAAAGACATCGACGgaaggggctttagtcccgattgaaaaGACCTGGCACGGAcgccacccccttttatcccggttggaaattccaatcGGAGCAAAAGACCccctcttttatcccagttggtatttgTTCCGGTTGGAGGCCAGCGGGGCGCACAAGAGGTGGGCCAGGGCGagtggtggccgccggcggaggcggaggccggcggcgcgcgggcagtgggtggcgcgggtggccggcgggcgtggggctttttttattttttttcgaaattttTTAGCCTCGGTTGGTACTAAAGGGCTAAAGATCCCTCCGTCTCGAAAATTTTTATCCCGGATGGCTTTTAGAGAGATTTGAGTCTatctaaccggtactaaatgtgaGTTTTCCACCGGTGACATCTAAATCTCATTTATACACCAATATTGTTGAGTCGGAATTCTCGAAGGGACAAGTTTTGAACTCCAAACTATCCATttataagagcaactccaaactATCCATTTAACTCTTTAGCCAAGTTTTGAAATCAGTTGTCTTGCATCGATTCCTTTTGCTGAGGGAAGCGAACCGATGGAAGCATAATTAATAATTATAATGCATTCTCTCCTTTAATTTGATTTAACTCTTGAGAGATGTGCTGCAACTTTAACCTTTGACTCCCTCCTGCGGCCATAAGCATCGCATGCGTACTCATCGATCTTCTGCTGGCTTCAATTCGATCCCAAATATAATGCGAATGGAATGGACCCGACGTTGGACTTGATTACTTCTCTCTATCTAGT
This portion of the Setaria viridis chromosome 7, Setaria_viridis_v4.0, whole genome shotgun sequence genome encodes:
- the LOC117864051 gene encoding caffeoylshikimate esterase isoform X2, whose protein sequence is MNLFTCQWRPSNYEPKALIFLCHGYAMECSISMRGTGARLAHAGFAVHGMDYEGHGKSSGLQGYITSFNDIVVDCSKYFASVCEKVEYKNQKRFLLGESMGGAVVLMLHRKEPTYWDGAILVAPMCKIVEDMKPHPIVISILSKLSNVIPTWRIIPNEDIIDRAIKSEEWREEVRNNHYCYKGKPRLKTGYELFMASLDIENNLDKVTLPFIIVHGGGDAVTDPSVSEALYTLAESKDKTLKLYPGMCHALTSGEPKENIDIVFSDIIKWLNERVSTS
- the LOC117864051 gene encoding caffeoylshikimate esterase isoform X4, encoding MECSISMRGTGARLAHAGFAVHGMDYEGHGKSSGLQGYITSFNDIVVDCSKYFASVCEKVEYKNQKRFLLGESMGGAVVLMLHRKEPTYWDGAILVAPMCKIVEDMKPHPIVISILSKLSNVIPTWRIIPNEDIIDRAIKSEEWREEVRNNHYCYKGKPRLKTGYELFMASLDIENNLDKVTLPFIIVHGGGDAVTDPSVSEALYTLAESKDKTLKLYPGMCHALTSGEPKENIDIVFSDIIKWLNERVSTS
- the LOC117864051 gene encoding caffeoylshikimate esterase isoform X1 is translated as MPFGLAGMVRKEVRIDSFESGPRQNSPQEYILNSRGMNLFTCQWRPSNYEPKALIFLCHGYAMECSISMRGTGARLAHAGFAVHGMDYEGHGKSSGLQGYITSFNDIVVDCSKYFASVCEKVEYKNQKRFLLGESMGGAVVLMLHRKEPTYWDGAILVAPMCKIVEDMKPHPIVISILSKLSNVIPTWRIIPNEDIIDRAIKSEEWREEVRNNHYCYKGKPRLKTGYELFMASLDIENNLDKVTLPFIIVHGGGDAVTDPSVSEALYTLAESKDKTLKLYPGMCHALTSGEPKENIDIVFSDIIKWLNERVSTS
- the LOC117864051 gene encoding caffeoylshikimate esterase isoform X3, whose translation is MPFGLAGMVRKEVRIDSFESGPRQNSPQEYILNSRGMNLFTCQWRPSNYEPKALIFLCHGYAMECSISMREKVEYKNQKRFLLGESMGGAVVLMLHRKEPTYWDGAILVAPMCKIVEDMKPHPIVISILSKLSNVIPTWRIIPNEDIIDRAIKSEEWREEVRNNHYCYKGKPRLKTGYELFMASLDIENNLDKVTLPFIIVHGGGDAVTDPSVSEALYTLAESKDKTLKLYPGMCHALTSGEPKENIDIVFSDIIKWLNERVSTS
- the LOC117864050 gene encoding caffeoylshikimate esterase, whose translation is MSSSNGGGDDGGEDDVLDHEYQEEYVRNSRGMSLFACRWLPGKKRNKDARPPKALVFLCHGYAVECGVTMRGTGERLARAGYAVYGLDYEGHGRSDGLQGYVPDFEALVQDCDDHFASVVRSHGATVRHRFLLGESMGGAVALLLHRARPDFWTGAVLVAPMCKIADDMRPHPVVVSILRAMTSIIPTWKVVPTNDVIDAAYRTQEKRDEIRGNPYCYKDKPRLKTASELLKVSLDVEANILHQVSLPFLIVHGGADKVTDPSVSELLYRSAASHDKTLKLYPGMWHALTSGESPNNISTVFQDIIAWLDHRSSHTTTSMEELPEVEQKARHDDQHHQQHGNK